AGCAAACGCGTCTCCACCGTCACCTACGACGACGACGGCTATCCCACCGGCGAATCCGACGTGCGTTTTCTCTCGACCGTGCTGCCCAACGAAGAAGGCGACGGCTACGAATTCGGCACCCGCTTCGTCCTCTTCAAAGACCGCCTCAACATTACCGCCAGCCGCTTCGTGATCAACCGCGACAACAAGGTGGACAGCTACACCAATGAGTTTGGCATCAGCGAATACGTCGGCAACGGCTCGCAGCAATCCAAGGGCTACGAAGTCGAGTTCAACTGGGCCGTGACCGGCGCCCTTCAGGTCAACGGCGCCTATGGCTACAACGACACCCGCTACACCAGGAACAGCCTCGCCTACCTGGTCGGCGCGCCCACCGCGCAGAATGCGAAAAACAACTATTCGCTCCTCTTCCGCTACCGCTTCCGCAACGGCGCGCTCAAGGGCCTGAGCGTGCAGGGCGGCGTGCGCTACTATGACCGCTCGCTCATCAACGTGGGCAGCGGCGGCCTGATCACGACCAATCCCTACGCGACCGGCAGCTACAAGCCGCTCCTGCGCAACGCGCGCATGGGCACGGGCGTGCTGCCCTTCCCGACGCTCCCCGAAGGGCTCGTGATCCTGAGCCGCACCTGCACCGTGTCGAGAATCGACGGCGCCGGCAAACGCGTCGGCGGCGAGGAGCCCACCGGGGCCATAAACCCCAACACCGGCGCGCTCATGGTGAACAACCAGCTGGACAAAGGCTTCACGCCCGGCGTCAACATCCCGTCCGACTGGATCTCCTACACCGGCCAGCCGATGGAGGCGGGCAGGACGTATTATATAATCGACGGCGACGGGCAGACGAGCGCGAGTTACATCTACAAGGCGAACATAGACGACAACCGCGCCAATGTGTATAATCGGAGTTACGCCATCTACAACATCGGCGCGTCCTACACCTTCAAGACCGGCAGCCGCTGCGCGCACGCGCTGCGCTTCAACATAAGCAACCTCTTCGACAAGTTCTACACCTACGGCAACGGTGTCCGCGGCTACGGTCGCGAGTTCTCCGTGGGCTACTCGGTCGATTTCAGATAGCGGGAAGCCGACATGGCCGCGCCTGGATTCTGCCATTGGGAAAGGCAAAACTGACGGAGTCAGGCATGAATGGCGTTTAGTTAAAAGAGACGCTTGCGCAAGGAGCGGCGGCGTCCCGCCGCCGGACGAGGCGAAAGCCTCGCCCGTTTGCGCGCGTTTTATCGAGATATGACGGGCACGCGTTCCGCGTGTCGGGCGGCGGGACGCCGCCCCTCCCTGCGCAAGCGTGCTTTTAACAACAACCGCCCTTAATTGGCGTCGTTCCCGGCCTGACTTCATCAATATTTACCCTTGATTTCCTAAAACACCTGTCTCACCACATCGGTCAATCCGCCAGACTGACAATCCATCCGATCCACATTGGGATGACTCGATCAACACAATGGCTAAAGTCACACCTTGTCCCGAACCATTCAGCCTGCAAACAAACCCTGCGGACCTTGAGGATCTTCGGGCGCGGTTGCGGATGACGCGGTGGGCGGATGCGCCTGAGGGGGCCGGGTGGTCGGCCGGGGCCGAGCTTGGTTATCTTCGCGAACTGACTGACTATTGGATGAACGGGTTTGATTGGCCGACGCAGGAGAAGGCGATGGGCCGC
This genomic stretch from Termitidicoccus mucosus harbors:
- a CDS encoding TonB-dependent receptor domain-containing protein; this encodes MLSSKFTFDYFGSPSEQQTNSGNQMYYTDPNYPDGNVGGSTPTWRKRKSDGLSAQLDNMFSFKTGPVRHKFLITLDYTHKKDSDRRLTTDTGSSFPSNDLSARYIIRDKNDNSVIYPLTLPLGPRSTGVLRWNTAAQSATQPIPQYSYYEGEQLLPWPHTDYSFWFPTYDDYSRLYVRTSNDTIGKSDDYGVFASERATFFDGRLMLLVGGRFDQLQNNFQNRASTDPAMRASAWDDHAFTYQAGLTGYATRNIILFANASSAYNPNMQVVSKRVSTVTYDDDGYPTGESDVRFLSTVLPNEEGDGYEFGTRFVLFKDRLNITASRFVINRDNKVDSYTNEFGISEYVGNGSQQSKGYEVEFNWAVTGALQVNGAYGYNDTRYTRNSLAYLVGAPTAQNAKNNYSLLFRYRFRNGALKGLSVQGGVRYYDRSLINVGSGGLITTNPYATGSYKPLLRNARMGTGVLPFPTLPEGLVILSRTCTVSRIDGAGKRVGGEEPTGAINPNTGALMVNNQLDKGFTPGVNIPSDWISYTGQPMEAGRTYYIIDGDGQTSASYIYKANIDDNRANVYNRSYAIYNIGASYTFKTGSRCAHALRFNISNLFDKFYTYGNGVRGYGREFSVGYSVDFR